In Flavobacterium sp. CBA20B-1, one DNA window encodes the following:
- the hutI gene encoding imidazolonepropionase codes for MKTLFYNIKELFQVRENNTEILKGSQMKELPSIKNAFLVVENDLITDYGAMENVPTEYDESVDVSGRMIMPSYIDSHTHIVYAGNREQEFVDRINGLSYDEIYQRGGGILNSVEKLRKASEDELYIDAANRLEELIALGTGVIEIKSGYGLSLESELKMLRVIKKLEEKYPVKIKATFLGAHAIPPEFKGNQSGFVTAICNEMIPEIAQSGLADYVDAFLETGYFTVEETQKIIQAATKHGLKAKIHVNQFTAINGIAMCVEENVLSVDHLEIVTDADIAALQKGTTIPVALPTCSYFISIPYTPARKMLEANLPLVIASDYNPGTTPSGNMNFVVATACIKMKMTPEEAFNAATLNAAYALEVQNEYGSITKGKKASFFITKPIHSIYAIPYNFGSDLVETVYLNGKKQ; via the coding sequence ATGAAAACTTTATTTTACAATATAAAAGAACTTTTTCAGGTTCGCGAAAACAATACCGAAATTTTAAAGGGAAGCCAAATGAAAGAACTTCCTTCTATAAAAAATGCCTTTTTAGTAGTTGAAAATGATTTGATTACAGATTATGGCGCTATGGAGAATGTACCAACCGAATATGATGAATCGGTTGATGTTTCGGGAAGAATGATTATGCCCAGTTATATCGACAGTCATACGCACATTGTATATGCAGGCAACCGTGAACAAGAATTTGTAGATCGAATCAACGGTTTAAGTTACGATGAAATTTACCAACGAGGCGGTGGTATTTTGAATTCGGTAGAAAAATTGCGCAAGGCTTCTGAAGACGAATTGTACATCGATGCTGCAAACCGCCTCGAAGAATTAATTGCTTTAGGAACGGGCGTTATCGAAATTAAATCTGGTTATGGTTTAAGCTTAGAATCGGAATTGAAAATGTTGCGTGTAATTAAAAAATTAGAAGAAAAGTATCCCGTTAAAATAAAAGCAACTTTTTTAGGTGCACATGCCATTCCACCAGAATTTAAAGGCAATCAATCAGGATTTGTAACTGCAATTTGCAATGAAATGATTCCTGAAATAGCACAATCGGGCTTGGCAGATTATGTAGATGCTTTTTTAGAAACCGGCTATTTTACCGTAGAAGAAACCCAAAAAATTATTCAAGCAGCAACAAAACATGGCTTAAAGGCAAAAATACACGTAAATCAATTCACTGCAATCAATGGTATTGCAATGTGTGTGGAAGAAAACGTACTTTCAGTAGATCATTTAGAAATTGTAACCGATGCAGACATTGCGGCATTGCAAAAAGGAACCACCATTCCTGTGGCACTGCCCACTTGTTCGTATTTTATATCGATCCCTTACACGCCCGCACGAAAAATGCTAGAAGCCAATTTACCTTTGGTAATCGCATCAGATTATAATCCTGGAACCACACCGAGCGGAAATATGAATTTTGTGGTGGCAACCGCTTGTATAAAAATGAAGATGACCCCCGAGGAAGCTTTTAACGCAGCTACTTTAAATGCTGCTTATGCTTTGGAAGTTCAAAACGAATACGGTAGTATCACAAAAGGCAAAAAAGCATCGTTTTTTATTACCAAACCTATCCATTCCATTTACGCAATTCCGTATAATTTTGGTAGTGATTTAGTAGAAACTGTATATTTAAACGGAAAAAAACAATAA
- a CDS encoding formimidoylglutamase, translating into MENFEYFNKTALNKLLILRKDETKFGEKIAIPSQESAQFADFLKNTDAKFIVYGIKEFAGVKANFGRIGQKHAWDVFLPVFLNIQHNKFLKAHHVAVIGCFDFKVYEEEIQQLNPSEPRQLNRLFEIVSEIDKEVTYLNTLIHRAGKKAIVIGGGHNNAYGNIKGLALAKGAAVNVVNFDAHTDFRALEGRHSGNGFSYAFHEGFLNTYCMFGAHENYLNKFMLHQFKEQPERLKLYTFEEVKVRFEKDFQTSINNIQRAIKSKPYGIEIDVDAIENTPSSAMSPSGFSVTEARQFINQTATSSNASYLHLCEGSPSFSTAADNMLGKLLTYLTTDFIKAQLSVVK; encoded by the coding sequence ATGGAAAATTTTGAATACTTTAACAAAACAGCATTAAACAAACTTTTAATTTTAAGAAAAGATGAAACCAAATTTGGCGAAAAAATAGCCATTCCTAGTCAAGAATCTGCACAATTTGCCGATTTTCTTAAAAATACCGATGCTAAGTTTATTGTTTATGGAATAAAAGAATTTGCCGGTGTTAAGGCCAATTTTGGAAGAATTGGGCAAAAGCATGCTTGGGATGTTTTTCTACCAGTTTTCCTAAATATCCAACACAACAAATTTTTAAAAGCGCATCATGTGGCTGTTATAGGTTGCTTTGATTTTAAGGTTTATGAAGAAGAAATTCAGCAATTAAACCCATCTGAACCTAGGCAATTAAACCGTTTGTTTGAAATTGTTTCGGAAATAGACAAAGAAGTAACCTATCTTAATACTTTGATTCATCGAGCTGGTAAAAAAGCCATTGTGATAGGTGGGGGGCACAACAATGCCTATGGAAATATAAAAGGTTTGGCACTAGCAAAAGGAGCTGCGGTGAATGTGGTGAATTTTGATGCCCACACCGATTTTAGAGCTTTAGAAGGCAGACACAGCGGTAACGGTTTTTCTTACGCATTCCACGAAGGATTTTTGAACACATATTGTATGTTTGGTGCACATGAAAACTACCTGAATAAATTTATGTTGCATCAATTTAAAGAACAACCCGAACGATTAAAACTTTATACCTTTGAAGAAGTGAAAGTTCGATTTGAGAAAGATTTTCAAACCAGTATCAACAATATTCAGCGTGCCATAAAAAGTAAACCTTATGGTATCGAAATTGATGTGGATGCTATTGAAAACACACCAAGCAGCGCAATGTCGCCCAGTGGATTTTCTGTTACAGAAGCGCGTCAGTTTATAAATCAAACCGCAACAAGCAGTAATGCATCTTATTTGCATTTATGCGAAGGTTCACCAAGTTTTAGCACAGCAGCAGACAACATGTTGGGTAAATTATTAACCTATTTAACAACCGATTTTATAAAGGCACAGTTAAGTGTGGTAAAATAA
- a CDS encoding glycosyltransferase family 2 protein, with the protein MQLSVVILNYNVKHFLEVCIKSVQKAVEHIKAEIIVVDNTSTDGSKEMIQQLFPDVNYFYQTENLGFPKGNNIGVEAAKGEFICILNPDTIVAEDTFEILLKTYQTLENPGVLGCKLIDGSGKFLPESKRGVPTPWVAFTKVASLYKIFPKSKWFNTYYAQHISENQIGKVAILVGAFMFMKRDLYMEVGGFDEGCFMYADDIDLSYMVSKTGLQNYYVPKTTVIHFKGESTLKDGKYMLRFKEAMQFFYKKHFKKSPWFNAVMDMGIALFALKKQSEKSSDQHSINHYILVTNNAALYQKVVNKIDKPLDWVYFLEDIQTINQPEKNIEILIDNESISYKDYIAFINQNQKTNKTFKIRSINSDFFIGSNDKNGRGEILSF; encoded by the coding sequence ATGCAACTATCCGTCGTAATCTTAAATTATAATGTAAAGCATTTTTTAGAGGTTTGTATAAAAAGTGTTCAAAAAGCTGTTGAGCATATCAAGGCTGAAATTATTGTTGTGGATAATACTTCAACCGATGGATCAAAAGAAATGATACAGCAATTATTTCCGGATGTTAATTATTTCTATCAGACTGAAAATTTAGGTTTTCCTAAGGGAAATAATATCGGCGTGGAGGCTGCAAAAGGTGAATTTATTTGTATTTTAAACCCTGATACAATCGTAGCAGAAGACACATTTGAAATTTTATTAAAAACTTATCAAACACTTGAAAATCCTGGGGTTTTGGGCTGTAAATTAATTGATGGCTCTGGTAAATTTCTTCCTGAAAGCAAACGCGGTGTTCCTACTCCTTGGGTTGCTTTCACAAAAGTAGCATCATTATATAAAATCTTTCCCAAATCGAAATGGTTTAATACATACTACGCACAGCATATATCTGAAAACCAAATAGGAAAAGTTGCTATTTTGGTAGGCGCTTTTATGTTTATGAAACGTGACTTGTATATGGAAGTAGGCGGGTTTGATGAAGGATGTTTTATGTATGCAGACGATATCGACTTAAGCTACATGGTTTCAAAAACTGGTTTGCAGAATTATTACGTTCCAAAAACTACTGTAATTCATTTTAAAGGAGAAAGCACACTTAAAGATGGAAAGTATATGCTGCGTTTTAAAGAAGCCATGCAGTTTTTCTATAAAAAGCATTTTAAAAAATCACCTTGGTTCAATGCGGTCATGGATATGGGGATAGCATTGTTTGCCTTAAAAAAGCAATCTGAAAAAAGTAGTGACCAACATTCTATAAATCATTATATATTGGTAACTAATAATGCTGCGCTTTATCAAAAAGTTGTAAATAAAATCGATAAGCCTTTAGATTGGGTATATTTTTTAGAAGATATTCAAACAATAAATCAGCCTGAGAAAAACATTGAAATTTTAATTGATAACGAATCTATTTCCTATAAAGACTACATAGCCTTTATCAATCAAAACCAAAAAACAAACAAAACGTTTAAAATTCGTTCTATAAACTCTGATTTTTTTATCGGAAGCAATGATAAAAATGGAAGGGGAGAAATTTTATCTTTCTAG
- a CDS encoding dihydrolipoamide acetyltransferase family protein, with the protein MAKFELKLPKMGESVAEATITNWVKNVGDTVEQDETIVEVATDKVDSEVPTEVSGKIVEILFQKDDVVQVGQTIAIIETEGADVAPANNAPANEEVSVEKVEKTVAVAQETVAVADFGSSDKFFSPLVKNIAKEEGVSIAELEAINGTGKDGRITKTDILDYVKNRGSQSVAAPVQQTAPSVQPTQSVASKAAPVSVNGQDEIVEMDRMRKMIAHHMVQSVQTSAHVQSFIEVDVTNIVNWRNKNKNAFEKREGEKLTFTPIFMEAVAKALKDFPMMNISVDGDYIIKRKNINLGMAAALPNGNLIVPVIKNADQLNLVGMAKAVNDLANRARNGKLKPDDTQGGTYTVTNVGTFGSVFGTPIINQPQVGILALGAIRKVAAVIETPEGDFIGIRQKMFLSHSYDHRVVDGSLGGQFVQRVAQYLESFDPNRAI; encoded by the coding sequence ATGGCAAAGTTTGAATTAAAATTACCTAAAATGGGTGAAAGTGTTGCAGAGGCAACCATTACAAATTGGGTAAAAAACGTTGGTGATACAGTAGAACAAGATGAAACAATTGTTGAAGTAGCAACCGACAAAGTTGATAGCGAAGTGCCGACAGAAGTAAGCGGAAAAATCGTGGAAATTTTGTTTCAGAAAGATGATGTAGTGCAAGTGGGACAAACAATTGCAATCATTGAAACAGAGGGTGCCGATGTTGCACCAGCTAATAATGCACCTGCAAACGAGGAAGTTTCAGTAGAAAAAGTTGAAAAAACAGTTGCAGTGGCACAAGAAACAGTTGCAGTTGCAGATTTCGGTTCTTCAGATAAATTTTTCTCACCTTTAGTAAAAAATATTGCAAAAGAAGAAGGTGTTTCTATTGCCGAACTCGAAGCAATCAACGGCACTGGAAAAGACGGAAGAATTACCAAAACAGATATATTAGATTACGTTAAAAACAGAGGTTCACAATCGGTAGCAGCTCCTGTTCAACAAACTGCGCCTTCTGTTCAACCAACACAATCAGTTGCAAGCAAAGCAGCACCAGTTTCTGTAAACGGACAAGACGAAATTGTAGAAATGGATCGTATGCGCAAAATGATTGCACATCACATGGTGCAATCGGTTCAAACTTCTGCGCACGTGCAATCGTTTATCGAAGTGGACGTTACAAATATCGTGAATTGGCGAAATAAAAATAAAAATGCTTTTGAGAAGAGAGAAGGAGAGAAGCTTACATTTACACCTATTTTTATGGAAGCTGTTGCAAAAGCATTAAAAGATTTCCCTATGATGAATATTTCGGTTGATGGTGATTACATCATTAAACGCAAAAACATCAATTTGGGAATGGCAGCAGCTTTGCCCAACGGAAATTTAATTGTTCCGGTAATTAAAAATGCCGATCAGTTGAATTTGGTAGGAATGGCAAAAGCAGTTAACGATTTAGCAAATCGCGCAAGAAATGGAAAATTAAAACCAGATGACACACAAGGCGGTACATACACTGTTACCAACGTTGGAACGTTTGGTTCTGTTTTTGGAACACCAATTATCAATCAACCGCAAGTAGGAATTTTGGCATTAGGAGCTATTAGAAAAGTAGCTGCGGTTATCGAAACTCCAGAAGGTGATTTTATAGGTATTCGTCAAAAAATGTTCTTGTCACATTCTTATGACCACCGAGTGGTTGATGGTTCTTTAGGCGGACAATTTGTTCAAAGAGTGGCACAATATTTAGAATCTTTTGATCCGAACAGAGCTATTTAA
- a CDS encoding helix-turn-helix transcriptional regulator: MATNKSALIRYKTINECLQNRFRKWTLEDLMEKVSDALYEFEGITTGISKRTIQADIQFMRSDKLGYNAPIVVTNRKFYCYEDPEYSITKSPIKEEDVHKMKEVVSLLKQFNGFQYFDEMSELIAKLENNIYKSSKKTPNYIQFEDNKQLKGIAHLSRLYKAILNKKPLYIEYKSFKSKQAIKEIYHPYLLKEYRNRWFLITRSNKGKLLVTLALDRIEAFYELEASAFKPYEGIDFERYYSECIGVTRSEKDRPQKIILKFNVKNAPYVKTKPIHHSQQILQENENGIVIRIDVIPNFELEREILGFGENVMVLAPKNLRKQIKNRINRTATMYQIEEM, encoded by the coding sequence ATGGCTACTAACAAATCTGCGTTAATTCGCTATAAAACAATCAATGAATGTTTGCAAAATCGCTTCAGAAAATGGACGCTGGAAGATTTAATGGAAAAGGTATCCGATGCATTGTATGAATTTGAAGGTATTACAACCGGTATTAGCAAACGCACTATTCAGGCCGATATACAGTTTATGCGCAGCGATAAATTGGGATACAACGCACCAATTGTGGTTACCAATCGCAAATTTTATTGTTATGAAGATCCGGAATATTCAATTACAAAGTCGCCGATAAAAGAGGAAGATGTGCATAAAATGAAGGAAGTTGTATCACTTCTAAAGCAATTTAATGGTTTTCAATATTTCGATGAAATGAGCGAACTTATTGCTAAATTGGAAAACAACATCTATAAATCTTCCAAGAAAACTCCAAATTATATTCAGTTTGAAGATAATAAACAGTTAAAAGGAATTGCTCATCTAAGCCGGTTATACAAAGCTATTTTGAATAAAAAACCACTTTATATTGAGTATAAATCGTTTAAATCAAAACAAGCTATAAAAGAAATTTATCATCCGTATTTGCTGAAAGAATACCGCAACCGTTGGTTTTTAATCACTCGAAGCAATAAAGGAAAACTTTTGGTTACTTTGGCTTTAGACCGTATAGAGGCTTTTTATGAATTGGAAGCTTCTGCTTTTAAACCTTACGAAGGTATTGATTTTGAAAGATATTATAGCGAATGTATTGGTGTAACACGTTCGGAAAAAGATCGACCGCAAAAAATTATTTTAAAATTTAATGTGAAAAATGCGCCCTATGTAAAAACCAAACCCATTCATCATTCGCAACAAATTCTACAAGAAAATGAAAATGGAATTGTTATACGAATAGATGTGATTCCTAATTTTGAACTAGAACGTGAAATCTTAGGTTTTGGAGAAAATGTAATGGTTTTAGCCCCCAAAAACCTGAGAAAACAAATCAAAAACCGCATAAACAGAACAGCTACAATGTATCAGATAGAGGAAATGTAA
- a CDS encoding nucleotidyltransferase domain-containing protein translates to MKKIIVEKLNTIEQEKGIKILFAIESGSRGWGFSSADSDYDVRFVYVRPKKDYLHINEQSDFLDFPINNELDINGWDVRKFLKLLYASNATPFEWMQSPIVYQKDESIFKMIVKVLPNYFCQQTLVQHYLGLVHKKIEMLRTENMRLKDFFYIYRSLLAARFALKNNQFPPMEFSKLMIQIDMQSLLNETKQLVCLKKSMSEKYIDTINLELIDYLENTHNELSESKKIKRKGTLDLEILNETFYKIVTDADNRYFKEKQPNTF, encoded by the coding sequence ATGAAAAAAATAATTGTTGAAAAGCTAAATACAATAGAACAAGAAAAAGGAATAAAAATACTTTTTGCAATAGAATCTGGTAGCAGAGGTTGGGGATTTTCTTCTGCTGATAGTGATTATGATGTTCGATTTGTTTATGTACGACCTAAAAAGGACTATTTACATATTAATGAGCAAAGTGATTTTTTAGATTTTCCCATAAATAATGAACTTGATATAAATGGTTGGGATGTTAGAAAATTTTTGAAGCTGTTGTATGCTTCAAATGCTACACCATTTGAATGGATGCAATCACCAATCGTTTACCAAAAAGATGAATCTATCTTTAAAATGATTGTGAAGGTACTACCAAATTATTTTTGCCAACAAACTTTAGTGCAACATTATTTAGGTTTGGTTCATAAAAAAATAGAAATGCTTCGAACAGAAAATATGCGACTAAAAGATTTTTTTTATATCTATAGATCCTTATTAGCAGCGAGATTTGCATTAAAAAACAATCAATTTCCGCCTATGGAATTTTCAAAATTGATGATTCAAATAGATATGCAATCACTACTTAATGAAACAAAACAATTGGTATGTTTAAAGAAAAGTATGAGTGAAAAATACATAGACACAATCAATCTAGAATTAATTGATTACCTTGAAAATACTCATAACGAACTCTCAGAATCGAAAAAAATTAAACGCAAAGGAACGTTAGATTTAGAAATATTAAATGAAACATTTTATAAAATAGTAACAGATGCTGACAATAGATATTTTAAAGAAAAACAACCTAATACTTTTTGA
- a CDS encoding DNA polymerase beta superfamily protein: MLTIDILKKNNLILFECISGSKAYGLHTEKSDTDIRGVFYMPKKDFYGLNYVPQVSNETNDIVYYELGRFIELLSKNNPNILEMLATPAHCVIYKIELMNEIKIADFLSLLTKDTFVGYALSQIKKARGLNKKMFHPMNAQRKTALAFCYVVENGKTHELQKWLIAKKLKQENCGLAKINHLKDTYNLFYNINEDVYSGICVGKDSNEVTLSRIPKTATSSILLYFNKDAYSTYCKKYSEYWEWVSKRNIDRFQTNKLHGKGYDTKNMMHTIRLLQVALNIFKNNKLTIEVENREELLAIKSGVLSYEEVIKMADDLIVDIEKFYKKSILMKQPDLNKIENLLIELRLKLYN; encoded by the coding sequence ATGCTGACAATAGATATTTTAAAGAAAAACAACCTAATACTTTTTGAATGTATTTCAGGAAGTAAAGCTTACGGTTTACATACTGAAAAATCTGATACGGATATTCGCGGAGTTTTCTATATGCCCAAAAAAGATTTTTACGGACTTAATTATGTTCCGCAGGTGAGTAACGAAACCAACGACATTGTTTACTATGAATTGGGAAGATTTATTGAGCTTCTTTCTAAAAACAATCCTAATATTTTAGAAATGCTTGCAACACCAGCGCATTGCGTTATATATAAAATTGAACTGATGAATGAAATAAAAATCGCTGATTTTCTTTCACTGCTAACGAAAGATACTTTTGTTGGGTATGCTTTATCACAAATAAAAAAAGCGAGAGGTCTTAATAAAAAAATGTTTCATCCTATGAACGCCCAACGAAAAACAGCTTTAGCATTCTGTTACGTTGTAGAAAATGGAAAAACACATGAGTTGCAAAAATGGTTAATTGCTAAAAAATTGAAGCAAGAAAATTGTGGTTTAGCAAAAATCAATCATTTAAAAGATACTTATAACCTTTTCTATAATATAAATGAGGATGTTTATAGCGGAATATGTGTTGGGAAAGATTCAAACGAAGTTACACTAAGTAGGATTCCAAAAACTGCAACATCATCTATTTTACTGTATTTTAATAAAGATGCTTATTCCACCTATTGTAAAAAATATAGCGAATATTGGGAATGGGTTTCTAAAAGAAATATCGATAGATTTCAAACAAATAAATTGCATGGGAAAGGGTATGATACTAAAAACATGATGCATACCATTCGATTGTTGCAAGTAGCTTTAAACATTTTTAAGAATAATAAATTAACAATTGAAGTTGAAAATCGAGAAGAATTATTAGCTATAAAATCGGGTGTTTTGAGTTATGAAGAAGTAATAAAAATGGCAGACGATTTAATAGTTGATATAGAAAAATTTTATAAAAAATCGATACTAATGAAACAACCCGATTTAAATAAAATAGAAAATTTATTGATTGAACTTCGTCTAAAACTATACAATTAA
- a CDS encoding RtcB family protein, with product MKKITGKDLLRIGFEENIILGKTLQFFENYQGALNKGEVLNILKKLIETPHETFEASEFYPLAQQIIALQNEIDSATIPLATEPKEYTVFGNEHIEDGAKKQMEVAMKLPVSVAGALMPDAHQGYGLPIGGVLATRNAIIPYGVGVDIGCRMALSIYDMEASFFEENQSKFKRELIAQSNFGAGNGFKGQYRLDHEVLENQLFHENPFLKSLKDKAWAQLGSSGGGNHFVEFGIIEFSERDEMLNIEKGQYVALLTHSGSRGFGATIASHYTQLAKKVCKLPREAKNLAYFDLNSTEGQEYWLAMNLAGDYASACHEVIHLKMQKALGVQVLAKVENHHNFAWKEQWNGEEVIVHRKGATPASKDVMGIIPGSMTAPGFLVRGKGAPEAIQSASHGAGRQMSRTQAKKEITKTDFKAILKDHNVTLIGAGLDEAPMAYKDIHQVMQAQEHLIDVVATFTPKMVRMADDGSRED from the coding sequence ATGAAAAAAATAACAGGAAAAGACCTATTGCGTATAGGTTTTGAAGAAAATATCATTTTAGGAAAAACATTACAATTTTTCGAGAATTATCAGGGTGCATTAAACAAAGGCGAGGTATTAAATATTTTAAAAAAACTTATTGAGACCCCACATGAAACCTTTGAAGCATCTGAATTTTACCCATTGGCACAGCAGATTATTGCATTGCAAAACGAGATAGATAGTGCTACTATTCCACTAGCGACTGAACCAAAAGAATATACCGTTTTTGGAAACGAACATATCGAGGATGGTGCAAAAAAACAAATGGAAGTTGCGATGAAACTGCCTGTTTCGGTAGCCGGAGCTTTAATGCCCGATGCACATCAAGGCTATGGATTGCCAATTGGCGGTGTTTTGGCTACCCGAAATGCCATTATTCCGTATGGAGTTGGTGTGGATATTGGGTGCAGAATGGCACTTTCAATTTACGATATGGAAGCATCTTTTTTTGAAGAAAACCAATCGAAATTTAAACGCGAATTAATCGCACAATCAAATTTTGGTGCGGGAAATGGTTTTAAAGGACAGTACCGATTGGATCACGAAGTTTTAGAAAATCAATTGTTCCACGAAAATCCATTTTTAAAAAGTTTAAAAGATAAAGCTTGGGCACAATTAGGAAGCTCTGGTGGAGGAAATCATTTTGTGGAATTTGGTATCATTGAATTTTCAGAGCGCGACGAAATGCTAAATATTGAAAAAGGCCAATATGTTGCCCTATTAACCCATTCCGGTTCACGAGGTTTTGGTGCTACTATTGCCAGTCATTACACCCAATTGGCAAAGAAAGTTTGCAAATTGCCACGCGAAGCTAAAAACCTGGCTTATTTTGATTTGAATTCAACCGAAGGTCAAGAATATTGGCTGGCAATGAATTTGGCTGGCGATTACGCTTCGGCTTGCCATGAAGTGATTCACTTAAAAATGCAAAAAGCTTTAGGAGTTCAAGTTTTAGCTAAAGTTGAAAATCATCACAATTTTGCGTGGAAAGAGCAGTGGAACGGCGAAGAAGTGATTGTTCATCGAAAAGGAGCCACACCTGCCAGCAAGGATGTAATGGGTATAATTCCGGGATCAATGACAGCACCTGGTTTTTTAGTTCGTGGAAAAGGTGCACCAGAAGCCATTCAGTCTGCATCGCACGGTGCCGGACGTCAAATGAGCCGAACCCAAGCGAAAAAAGAAATTACTAAAACCGATTTCAAAGCCATTTTAAAAGACCATAACGTTACTTTAATTGGTGCGGGTTTAGATGAAGCGCCAATGGCTTATAAAGATATTCATCAGGTGATGCAAGCACAAGAACATTTAATTGATGTTGTGGCAACTTTTACGCCCAAAATGGTGCGTATGGCAGACGATGGAAGTAGGGAAGATTAG
- a CDS encoding endonuclease: MKSVFHTLFFFIFCVSNAQIPTYYQSINLSLKGDALKSELATLITNTHTTDLIYSPQVWDVLKDADVDPTNSNKILLIYGWNDTDLIKNNDLTRDRNASCHSANCENKWVREHVFPRSKGTPNLEFEGPGADAHHLRAADYDRNSLRSNFKFIANPTSYITYSRVIQQNGIEYFYPGNQWKGDIARMIMYMYVRYGNRCQPINVGHGATSFSMNGDMPNIFLQWNAEDPVSAHEINRNETIYNAQGNRNPFIDNPYLATLIWNGPAAENKWNSLTVANENLNMVKVYPTYTSDIVNIENNSENYSYKIFDVSNKLIEQGKNKNKINVSHYANGIYFLNISIENQSKTFKFIKK, from the coding sequence ATGAAATCAGTCTTTCATACCCTTTTTTTCTTTATATTTTGTGTCTCCAATGCACAGATTCCTACATATTATCAATCAATTAATTTATCTTTGAAGGGTGATGCTTTAAAAAGCGAACTTGCAACTTTAATTACTAACACTCACACAACGGATTTAATTTATTCGCCCCAAGTTTGGGATGTTTTAAAAGATGCAGATGTGGATCCTACAAATAGCAATAAAATTTTACTAATTTATGGTTGGAACGATACTGATTTAATAAAAAATAATGATTTAACGCGCGACAGAAATGCAAGTTGTCATAGTGCAAATTGCGAGAATAAATGGGTGCGCGAACATGTTTTTCCTCGATCAAAAGGTACGCCCAATCTAGAATTTGAAGGTCCAGGTGCTGATGCACACCACCTGCGTGCTGCTGATTATGATCGTAATAGTTTAAGAAGTAATTTTAAGTTTATTGCAAATCCCACTTCATATATCACCTATTCCCGTGTGATTCAGCAAAACGGTATCGAATATTTTTATCCTGGAAACCAATGGAAAGGCGATATTGCTCGAATGATCATGTACATGTATGTGCGCTATGGCAATCGCTGCCAACCTATAAATGTTGGTCATGGCGCAACTTCATTTTCGATGAATGGTGATATGCCAAACATTTTTTTACAATGGAATGCAGAAGATCCGGTTTCTGCACATGAAATAAACAGAAATGAAACTATTTATAATGCTCAAGGAAACCGAAACCCATTTATTGACAATCCTTATCTAGCAACCCTAATTTGGAATGGGCCTGCTGCTGAAAACAAATGGAACAGTTTAACCGTGGCGAATGAAAATTTGAATATGGTAAAGGTGTATCCTACATATACTTCAGACATTGTAAATATTGAGAACAACTCAGAAAACTATAGCTATAAAATTTTTGATGTATCAAACAAGTTGATCGAACAAGGAAAAAATAAAAACAAAATTAATGTTTCGCATTATGCAAACGGTATTTATTTTTTAAATATTTCAATAGAAAATCAGTCAAAAACGTTTAAGTTTATAAAAAAATAA